In Macadamia integrifolia cultivar HAES 741 chromosome 5, SCU_Mint_v3, whole genome shotgun sequence, a single window of DNA contains:
- the LOC122078550 gene encoding uncharacterized protein LOC122078550, producing MLGIFISSLLVIEKRSRIVEVFSEEVQKLWNEWELRVLVLLSLLLQVILIFLGSRRKYMATLWVRIVLWMSYLSADTVATTALGALSHGQGQPGSTELTTLWAPFLLLHLGGPDTITAYSLEDNELWLRHFLGLVQQVGIAVYVLIRSWTYSRVSILTIFMFVPGIVKYGERTWVLRLASKEHFRDSMLDRPDPGPNYAQFMNDYDSKQAKGSRVTVGRIEDFQLEMLDEHEEAHQQKPNNPSNSIGSESNLTDAEVLPKAYEFFETFKRLFADLILSGDDWKKSREFFQDTSSRTSFKVIEVELGFIYDLLYSKAALIYSLLGLILRCISFSSIIILLVAFLTGDNHRYSNVDRIITYILFIGALILEIYAIFVLTSSDWAFLYLSKHKLHIPVESINVLEKRLSSRKRWSNLVAQYNFLSVSVKDKPPKILPKVQRLLRVDKLLENYYYKYSKEVFFKCKELIFKELKRKSRKVDKIEDVKDLCTSRGDGVLGYNGHLQDKLKWSLNDIEFDQSILLWHIATDLCYECDNNVSPFTELQRETSKLLSDYMLYLLIICPFTMPKGIGQIRFRDT from the exons ATGCTGGGTATTT TCATTAGCAGTTTGCTGGTTATAGAGAAGAGGAGTAGGATCGTGGAGGTTTTCTCAGAAGAGGTTCAGAAGCTCTGGAATGAATGGGAGCTCCGGGTTCTGGTTCTTCTTAGCCTTCTATTGCAAGtcattctcatcttcttggGTAGTCGTAGAAAGTACATGGCTACACTCTGGGTGAGAATCGTTCTTTGGATGTCTTACTTATCGGCAGACACTGTAGCAACTACTGCCCTTGGTGCCCTCTCCCACGGTCAAGGACAGCCAGGCAGCACCGAACTAACGACTCTCTGGGCTCCATTTCTGCTTTTGCACCTTGGTGGTCCGGACACCATCACTGCTTACTCCTTAGAAGATAATGAATTGTGGCTCAGGCACTTTCTTGGACTAGTCCAACAAGTTGGTATTGCAGTTTATGTTTTGATCAGGTCATGGACTTATAGCCGAGTCTCCATTCTTACGATCTTCATGTTTGTCCCTGGAATTGTCAAGTATGGGGAAAGGACATGGGTTCTCAGGTTGGCAAGTAAGGAACATTTCAGAGACTCTATGCTTGATCGTCCAGATCCAGGCCCCAATTATGCCCAATTCATGAACGATTATGATTCTAAGCAAGCCAAAGGGTCCAGAGTCACTGTGGGAAGGATTGAAGATTTTCAGTTGGAAATGCTTGACGAACACGAAGAAGCTCATCAGCAGAAACCAAATAATCCTTCCAACAGTATAGGCAGTGAATCCAACCTTACTGATGCAGAGGTTTTGCCTAAAGCATATGAATTCTTTGAGACATTCAAGCGTCTCTTTGCGGATCTCATCTTAAGTGGTGATGACTGGAAGAAGAGCAGAGAATTCTTCCAAGACACTTCATCAAGAACATCTTTCAAAGTAATCGAGGTGGAACTCGGGTTCATATATGATTTACTTTATTCGAAAGCTGCCTTGATCTATTCTCTTCTAGGCTTGATTCTGCGTTGCATCAGTTTCTCCTCTATAATCATTCTGCTTGTGGCCTTCTTGACGGGTGATAACCATCGCTATTCAAATGTGGATAGAATCATAACTTACATCTTGTTCATCGGAGCATTGATTCTTGAGATTTATGCCATCTTCGTTCTCACTTCCTCTGACTGGGCATTCCTTTACCTAAGCAAGCACAAGCTGCACATTCCGGTAGAGTCCATTAATGTTTTGGAGAAAAGATTGTCTTCCAGGAAAAGGTGGTCTAATTTAGTGGCACAGTATAACTTTTTAAGTGTTTCTGTGAAAGATAAACCACCCAAAATATTACCTAAAGTTCAGAGGCTCCTCCGTGTTGACAAATTACTAGAAAACTACTACTATAAATACTCTAAGGAAGTCTTCTTCAAGTGCAAAGAATTAATATTCAAAGAGCtcaagagaaaatcaagaaaagttGACAAGATTGAGGATGTCAAGGATTTGTGCACAAGTAGAGGTGATGGTGTACTTGGATATAATGGTCATCTTCAGGATAAGCTTAAGTGGAGTCTAAATGATATAGAATTTGATCAAAGCATTCTTCTATGGCACATTGCTACAGATCTCTGCTACGAGTGTGATAATAATGTTTCTCCTTTCACGGAATTGCAACGTGAAACAAGCAAGTTATTATCAGATTATATGTTGTATCTTCTGATAATTTGTCCTTTTACGATGCCTAAAGGGATTGGGCAAATCAGGTTCAGGGATACTTGA